One genomic region from Plasmodium berghei ANKA genome assembly, chromosome: 4 encodes:
- a CDS encoding mitochondrial ribosomal protein L29/L47 precursor, putative, which yields MVFFRIGQRMNFVPKRGGIEELWKNSFLDNVNMKTKQKYSQTGDAWPCILLRKKSFNDLHKLYYICLKEKNKLLGEQYFHFQNGTKMIQHGRLKKVKLTMKRILTVLSRRAIHAQCIRAKDILKKQQEREIYETQKFQLEEQLLYLKHKINILKNTSSLEKYSLKLSLTKIQNQIDQLTILLNPLRKETMHLLIPNFKYQRKYSDLPGFISWKKQNIVALRNNMDKLNKFY from the coding sequence ATGGTTTTTTTTCGAATAGGGCAAAGAATGAACTTTGTTCCTAAAAGGGGAGGAATCGAAGAGTTATGGAAAAATAGCTTTTTGGACAATGTGAATatgaaaacaaaacaaaaatatagcCAAACTGGGGATGCATGGCcatgtatattattaagGAAAAAAAGTTTTAACGATCtacataaattatattatatatgtttaaaagaaaaaaataaattattaggAGAACAATACtttcattttcaaaatgGAACTAAAATGATACAACATGGtagattaaaaaaagttaaacTAACTATGAAAAGAATATTAACTGTTTTGTCAAGAAGAGCTATACATGCACAATGTATTAGAGCAAAAGATATTCTAAAAAAACAACAAGAAAGGGAAATATATGAAACCCAAAAATTTCAGTTAGAAGAACAATTActttatttaaaacataaaattaatattttaaaaaatacatcatcacttgaaaaatattcattaaaattatccttaacaaaaatacaaaatcaAATTGACCAATTAACCATTCTTCTTAATCCATTAAGAAAAGAAACTATGCATTTGCTTATaccaaattttaaatatcaAAGGAAATATTCAGATTTACCTGGTTTTATTTCAtggaaaaaacaaaatattgtGGCCTTAAGAAATAACATGGACAAACTAAACAAATTTTACTAA
- a CDS encoding zinc finger protein, putative, with product MDINMKENKIEKYPIHKKNKTKRWIDSSETRDILSNSVSNCFINIPQEKSKFKLRRMHTIDSADLVYGPKLYELPKIDKINMSSSENKQSSSSERKKNKDCNYETKSKTRCLMDTKSESTINSAVVPMESNDDNIPSFGTQFHEKGTCNPCRYEWTRGCHMGKFCRFCHHSSHVPIGTARVVPDPKTLATTKVRPENILTNQKIASYTETLNSLVESKSPTNSHSDRTQTNNNFKLIEHITKFDYNNITTYQDEGSQNNYSISKKLQNLSKLSNNSNKKKIYKNNNYYVGPYNLNNMDPLCIPYINFSNYMNDYDQGIYNYFIINPYFYSTFKNYILPNALVNNLPKNNITKILKPAKPIMGNYAIQSIIS from the exons ATGGATATAAACatgaaagaaaataaaatagaaaaatatccTATTCacaagaaaaataaaacaaaaaggTGGATTGATTCATCCGAAACTCGAGATATTTTATCCAATTCTGTTAgtaattgttttattaatattccTCAGGAAAAAAGTAAATTCAAATTAAGAAGAATGCACACAATAGACTCTGCTGATTTAGTCTATGGACctaaattatatgaactTCCAAAAATcgacaaaataaatatgagcAGTTCAGAAAATAAGCAATCTTCTTCTAgcgaaagaaaaaaaaacaaggATTGTAATTATGAGACTAAGAGTAAAACTCGTTGTCTTATGGATACAAAATCAGAGTCAACAATAAATTCAGCAGTTGTACCTATGGAGAGTAACGATGATAATATTCCATCCTTCGGAACGCAATTCCACGAAAAGG GAACTTGCAACCCTTGCAGATATGAATGGACCCGAGGATGTCACATGGGAAAGTTTTGCAGATTTTGTCATCATTCTTCCCATGTTCCTATTGGAACTGCTCGAGTTGTTCCAGATCCCAAAACTTTAGCAACAACGAAAGTTAGGccagaaaatattttaaccaaccaaaaaatagcaa GCTATACTGAAACTTTAAATTCGCTAGTTGAATCCAAGTCCCCAACCAATTCGCATAGCGACAGAACACAAACaaacaataattttaaattgatTGAGCATATCACAAAATTTGactataataatattaccACTTATCAAGATGAAGGTtcacaaaataattattctaTTTCAAAAAAGTTACAAAATCTTTCGAAGTTGTCAAACAATtctaataaaaagaaaatttataaaaataataattattatgttgggccatataatttaaacaaTATGGATCCTTTATGTATTCCATATATAAACTTCtcaaattatatgaatgaTTATGATCAAggtatttataattattttatcattaatccatatttttattctacattcaaaaattatatattgcCTAATGCCTTAGTGAATAACCTCccaaaaaacaatataacTAAGATCCTTAAACCGGCGAAACCTATTATGGGAAACTATGCTATTCAATCTATTATATCTTGA
- a CDS encoding zinc finger protein, putative — translation MNTFPSNATNYRNRTLNSSGKNTNINYKINSYINKNWIFCPACSLPFNTKLRINPCYHIVCGKCYEISLQKNQSCIICNSEINDVDFIFQNDNIYICPYDFCKKGYLNLKSYNYHIYFKHEFLKEHGQDYELNCHKENNNLFPMNNEFVKDYFVNYVNATELENKTATDFANNLNNIKNNSFLIKNNTTNKTSSENIQTNINNKMNMPFINSKVNVPDNWNFTSMPFRSNFNLYSNEKYNTNNVNTKKNNEPQEEDDYDNLEDLM, via the coding sequence atgaaTACATTCCCAAGCAACGCCACCAACTATAGAAATCGAACTTTAAATAGCTCGGGAAAAaacacaaatataaattataagattaactcatatataaataaaaactgGATATTCTGCCCGGCATGTAGTTTACCATTTAACACAAAACTTCGAATAAATCCATGTTATCATATTGTTTGTGGAAAATGCTATGAAATATCTTTACAGAAAAATCAGAGTTGTATAATATGCAATTCAGAAATAAACGATGTTGActttatatttcaaaatgacaatatatatatatgtccATATGATTTTTGCAAAAAAGgatatttaaatttgaaaagttataattatcatatttattttaaacatGAATTTCTAAAGGAACATGGTCAAGACTACGAATTAAATTGtcataaagaaaataacaaCTTATTCCCAATGAACAATGAATTTGTAAAAgattattttgttaattatGTGAATGCAACTGAGCTTGAAAACAAAACGGCAACTGACTTTGCaaacaatttaaataatataaaaaacaattcaTTCCTTATAAAGAATAATACAACAAACAAAACCTCTAGTGAAAATATACAAACtaatattaacaataaaatgaatatgcCTTTCATAAATAGTAAAGTAAATGTCCCCGATAACTGGAACTTTACATCTATGCCATTTAGATCGAACTTTAACTTATATTCAAacgaaaaatataacacaaataatgtaaatacaaaaaaaaataatgaaccCCAAGAAGAAGATGACTATGATAATTTAGAAGATTTAATGTAA
- a CDS encoding microneme associated antigen, putative, which yields MQEQRFNGKFSILNGNLFTNLCRINGNKSKGKESNDVELKEEMCLKNRDNKNREMEEIGSNIISYDNSEKMKKNFNSQLIYSYYNNFAANKYIEYEPDQKNMKNMYTYRQNRNDNEYNKNKSFGSTESNNNCSMKFNNNIINKTSNYKHLGNNNENETLFFKEDNVICNEFKKLKHDILELQIMNVNLQKQILTNHVINNSNTIPQHIIINNKTEVASNTLSQLQNNNNNNNNKKKNGLIYFLLKKILSSKINQMLIVSSFFISIYIAHKHWQRALKIAELQSKVNSNFILKSVKTIEEMVGIRSR from the coding sequence ATGCAGGAACAACGCTTTAATGGAAAGTTTAGCATTCTGAATGGAAATCTGTTTACCAACTTATGCAGAATAAATGGGAATAAATCCAAAGGAAAGGAATCAAATGATGTAGAATTAAAAGAGGAAATGTGTCTTAAAAACAGAGACAATAAAAACAGGGAAATGGAGGAAATTGGCTCAAATATAATAAGCTATGATAACtcagaaaaaatgaaaaaaaattttaattcgcaacttatttattcatattacaataattttgcagcaaacaaatatattgaatatGAACCagatcaaaaaaatatgaaaaacaTGTACACATATAGACAAAATAGAAAtgataatgaatataataaaaataaaagttttGGTAGCACAGaaagtaataataactGTAGTAtgaaatttaataataatataataaataaaacatcgAATTATAAACATCTcggaaataataatgaaaacgaaacattatttttcaaagaAGATAATGTAATTTGtaatgaatttaaaaaattaaagcaTGATATATTGGAATTGCAAATTATGAATGTAAATTTACagaaacaaattttaaCTAATCatgttataaataattcaaatacAATACCTCagcatataataataaataacaaaactGAAGTTGCATCAAATACCCTTAGTCAacttcaaaataataacaataataataataacaaaaaaaaaaatgggcttatttattttttactaaaaaaaatactgagcagtaaaataaatcaaatgCTTATTgtttcatctttttttatttcaatttaTATTGCTCATAAACATTGGCAGCGTGCGCTAAAAATAGCAGAACTTCAATCTAAAGTCAATTCCAACTTTATTCTCAAAAGTGTCAAAACGATAGAGGAAATGGTAGGAATTAGAAGTCGTTAA
- a CDS encoding mitochondrial ribosomal protein L27 precursor, putative, translating to MFFPRQIFKHFNNLTIFPLSKIQNGNKRNSIVTYFNNGFVVKSSLRQHMFYSINNNIRNIDKGGIKKNSINKKNICTRNILSTNSGKNMNMLINCLQNVNYNIWNYSNNFTNNNGTDFIKIFKRNKMVKTSSYRRKSRSSPNGQGQKAKIGIKRLSGEYVQTGQLLVKQRKIIAFNYEKKTRKRNFKYYPGENVKVAKNTSLISLTNGRVKYTFHVLQNILIVNVVPEELEELHEDDLYRYRTEHVKSFEENRSLIYLRMKNIITFPKFKNTQYIKPPIKPQFLTKYDIYDNPTLQDVPILYHKRD from the coding sequence ATGTTTTTTCCTAGGCAAATATTTAAACattttaacaatttaacgatttttcctttatcaaaaatacaaaatggGAACAAAAGGAATTCAATAGTAACTTATTTTAACAATGGATTTGTCGTCAAATCCAGTTTAAGACAACACATGTTTTATtccataaataataatattaggAATATTGATAAGGgaggaataaaaaaaaattctataaataaaaaaaatatatgtacaaGGAATATATTAAGTACAAATTctggaaaaaatatgaacatgTTAATAAATTGTTTACAAAATGtgaattataatatatggaattatagtaataattttactaataataatggtacagattttataaaaatctttaaaagaaataaaatggtTAAAACTAGTTCATATCGAAGGAAAAGTAGAAGTTCACCAAACGGGCAAGGCCAAAAAGCTAAAATTGGCATTAAAAGATTAAGTGGGGAATATGTACAGACAGGACAATTATTAGTTaaacaaagaaaaattattgcatttaattatgaaaaaaaaacaagaaaaagaaactttaaatattatcCAGGTGAAAATGTAAAAGTAGCAAAAAATACAAGTTTAATATCTTTAACAAATGGGAGAgttaaatatacatttcatgttttacaaaatatattaattgttAATGTAGTTCCAGAAGAGTTAGAAGAATTACATGAGGATGATTTATACAGATATCGAACAGAACATGTAAAATCTTTTGAAGAAAATCGAagtttaatatatttaagaatgaaaaatattattacatttcctaaatttaaaaacacACAATATATTAAACCTCCAATTAAACCACAATTTTTGACAAAATACGATATTTATGATAATCCAACTCTACAGGATGTACCCATTTTGTATCACAAAAGGGATTAA